A region of Anticarsia gemmatalis isolate Benzon Research Colony breed Stoneville strain chromosome 10, ilAntGemm2 primary, whole genome shotgun sequence DNA encodes the following proteins:
- the LOC142976103 gene encoding uncharacterized protein LOC142976103 isoform X1 → MKSILSVKMEASNDSLSVLPPPMTGSPAVLLTPGRTRNIAQDMEALRLSRQDNPYLQQVMASRESLIESHHEECESDDTILMSQEFGSTALDFIEDDPMTLKEVHEHMIRSPPPTSCWPHDSLSYRASSAFDFAGDSPVSYSAYSVNSQEKELLSGRSPRRGTRCDESRNNNSTGRPRSSRSASPRSHDLTLCGRPLSLPGESHLRNALSKKQNNQTNEKSERSERFSLLQHPRPLRRPHCHRRDEDSVQLVQDCDK, encoded by the exons ATGAAAAGCATACTTAGTGTGAAAATGGAGGCTAGCAATGATTCTTTATCGG TGTTGCCTCCGCCTATGACGGGGTCTCCTGCGGTTCTTCTGACTCCAGGTCGGACGAGGAACATCGCACAGGACATGGAGGCGCTGAGGCTGTCTCGGCAGGACAACCCTTACTTGCAG caAGTGATGGCCAGTAGAGAGAGCTTAATTGAAAGCCATCATGAGGAGTGTGAGTCTGACGACACCATACTTATGTCTcag GAATTTGGAAGTACTGCCTTGGACTTCATAGAAGATGACCCTATGACCTTAAAGGAGGTCCATGAACATATGATAAGGTCTCCACCACCAACAAGCTGCTGGCCACATG ACTCACTCTCGTACCGAGCGTCGAGCGCTTTCGACTTCGCCGGCGACAGTCCCGTGTCGTACAGCGCATACTCGGTCAATTCACAGGAAAAG GAGTTACTTAGCGGTCGTTCTCCTCGCCGCGGCACTCGCTGCGATGAGTCTCGCAATAACAACAGCACTGGACGGCCGAGGTCATCGCGCTCTGCCTCCCCGAGGTCACACGACCTTACCCTGTGTGGACGACCTTTGTCTTTGCCAG GCGAAAGCCACCTCCGAAACGCGCTCagcaaaaagcaaaacaatcaaacaaacgaaAAGAGCGAGAGATCCGAGCGTTTCTCCCTCTTGCAGCATCCTCGTCCACTCCGAAGGCCCCATTGCCACAGACGAGATGAAGACAGCGTTCAACTCGTACAAGATTGCGATAAGTAA
- the LOC142976103 gene encoding uncharacterized protein LOC142976103 isoform X2 encodes MKSILSVKMEASNDSLSGRTRNIAQDMEALRLSRQDNPYLQQVMASRESLIESHHEECESDDTILMSQEFGSTALDFIEDDPMTLKEVHEHMIRSPPPTSCWPHDSLSYRASSAFDFAGDSPVSYSAYSVNSQEKELLSGRSPRRGTRCDESRNNNSTGRPRSSRSASPRSHDLTLCGRPLSLPGESHLRNALSKKQNNQTNEKSERSERFSLLQHPRPLRRPHCHRRDEDSVQLVQDCDK; translated from the exons ATGAAAAGCATACTTAGTGTGAAAATGGAGGCTAGCAATGATTCTTTATCGG GTCGGACGAGGAACATCGCACAGGACATGGAGGCGCTGAGGCTGTCTCGGCAGGACAACCCTTACTTGCAG caAGTGATGGCCAGTAGAGAGAGCTTAATTGAAAGCCATCATGAGGAGTGTGAGTCTGACGACACCATACTTATGTCTcag GAATTTGGAAGTACTGCCTTGGACTTCATAGAAGATGACCCTATGACCTTAAAGGAGGTCCATGAACATATGATAAGGTCTCCACCACCAACAAGCTGCTGGCCACATG ACTCACTCTCGTACCGAGCGTCGAGCGCTTTCGACTTCGCCGGCGACAGTCCCGTGTCGTACAGCGCATACTCGGTCAATTCACAGGAAAAG GAGTTACTTAGCGGTCGTTCTCCTCGCCGCGGCACTCGCTGCGATGAGTCTCGCAATAACAACAGCACTGGACGGCCGAGGTCATCGCGCTCTGCCTCCCCGAGGTCACACGACCTTACCCTGTGTGGACGACCTTTGTCTTTGCCAG GCGAAAGCCACCTCCGAAACGCGCTCagcaaaaagcaaaacaatcaaacaaacgaaAAGAGCGAGAGATCCGAGCGTTTCTCCCTCTTGCAGCATCCTCGTCCACTCCGAAGGCCCCATTGCCACAGACGAGATGAAGACAGCGTTCAACTCGTACAAGATTGCGATAAGTAA